In the genome of Desulfuromonas acetexigens, one region contains:
- a CDS encoding ethylbenzene dehydrogenase-related protein, whose protein sequence is MRLTGFSRLLLLIALVLGGCRELPADRLYALFLDEAPTAADWERALPRQVTVKGGRQHVSRLIPNIDEDTVHATTASCHHGGKFPDPLAVDLRAFYTESELFLRLSWPDPTEDRDIRGWSFDGERWFNGGNAEDGFGIAWDGGGRFAPFTCAVACHIEDFGVHGDNFHANNRMKLAAEEAALDLWNWKARRTGRFGFADDRTLSAKGMEGDVPGEIFQENSRARLAPERGLLPFAEGDAPIYDQDGQVVGETFLPPGTTAPGFLTEHPAGSRADVRAVGTWEDGRWTVILRRSLETDDPRDVRFVPGDKQGVAFGLAIMDNTLIEHYASVLSERLVLQAPGAAEREDREQ, encoded by the coding sequence TTGCGATTGACCGGTTTTTCCCGTTTACTGCTTCTGATTGCGCTCGTTCTTGGCGGCTGCCGGGAATTGCCCGCCGATCGCCTCTACGCCCTGTTTCTCGACGAAGCGCCGACGGCGGCGGACTGGGAACGGGCGCTGCCCCGGCAGGTCACGGTCAAGGGCGGACGGCAGCATGTTTCCAGGCTTATCCCCAATATCGATGAAGATACGGTGCATGCGACCACGGCTTCCTGCCATCACGGCGGCAAGTTCCCCGACCCCCTGGCTGTCGATCTGCGGGCCTTTTATACCGAAAGCGAACTTTTCCTGCGCCTGAGCTGGCCGGACCCGACCGAGGATCGAGATATCCGCGGCTGGTCGTTCGACGGCGAGCGCTGGTTCAACGGCGGGAACGCCGAGGACGGGTTCGGGATCGCCTGGGACGGCGGCGGCCGTTTCGCCCCCTTCACCTGCGCGGTGGCCTGTCATATCGAGGATTTCGGGGTGCATGGGGACAACTTTCACGCCAACAACCGCATGAAGCTGGCGGCGGAGGAAGCGGCTCTCGATCTGTGGAACTGGAAAGCGCGACGCACCGGGCGCTTCGGCTTCGCCGACGACCGCACCCTGTCCGCGAAAGGCATGGAAGGGGATGTGCCGGGGGAGATCTTTCAGGAAAACTCCCGGGCCCGGCTCGCCCCGGAACGGGGCCTGCTTCCTTTTGCCGAAGGGGATGCGCCCATTTACGATCAGGACGGCCAGGTCGTGGGCGAGACCTTTCTCCCCCCCGGCACAACCGCCCCCGGCTTTCTCACCGAACACCCCGCCGGCAGCCGGGCCGATGTCCGCGCCGTCGGCACCTGGGAGGACGGGCGCTGGACGGTGATTCTCCGCCGCTCTCTGGAGACGGATGATCCCCGCGATGTCCGCTTTGTCCCCGGCGACAAGCAGGGGGTAGCCTTCGGGCTGGCGATCATGGATAATACCCTCATTGAACATTATGCGTCAGTGCTGTCGGAGCGGCTGGTGCTGCAAGCACCCGGCGCGGCGGAAAGGGAAGATCGAGAACAATGA